A stretch of the Aegilops tauschii subsp. strangulata cultivar AL8/78 chromosome 4, Aet v6.0, whole genome shotgun sequence genome encodes the following:
- the LOC109743326 gene encoding uncharacterized protein yields the protein MAKRLFHSCRSPSAAAVVTPATNLLAKHHSPAFTPPAGGCCPRGLTHRRPLPPETCSARGCAADYTADDLPPARGTPAYRWLKSSHWHVIEAATDGDDTPRLKIDARRRLRRSRRRRRLHRKAAIESLSSGDSGWFSSSEEPSAYSSRSVEAEATLVTSTATETSSGVSGSSGVAAAAAAEAVVAGSFAVVKRSDDPRADFRLSMAEMVVGRGIYDADGLERLLRCFLALNDQRHRRDIVDAFGDVWEAVFASPLPHGAVTSAPAASCRAAAAGAPRQ from the coding sequence ATGGCCAAGCGCCTCTTCCATTCTTGCCGCtccccgtccgccgccgccgtggtCACCCCGGCCACCAACCTCCTCGCCAAGCACCACTCGCCGGCCTTCACACCCCCCGCAGGCGGATGCTGTCCGCGCGGCCTCACTCACCGGCGGCCGCTGCCGCCGGAGACCTGCAGCGCCAGGGGCTGCGCTGCCGACTACACTGCAGACGACCTCCCTCCGGCCCGCGGAACGCCCGCCTACCGCTGGCTGAAGAGCTCTCACTGGCACGTCATCGAGGCCGCCACCGACGGCGACGACACGCCTCGCCTCAAGATCGACGCGCGGCGCCGGCTGCGGCGctcccggcgccgccgccggctccACCGCAAGGCGGCCATTGAGAGCCTGTCGTCCGGCGACAGCGGGTGGTTCAGCAGCAGCGAGGAGCCGAGCGCGTACAGCAGCCGCAGCGTCGAGGCGGAGGCGACGCTGGTCACGTCCACCGCGACGGAGACCTCGTCGGGGGTGAGCGGGAGCTCCGGCGTCGCGGCGGCCGCCGCGGCGGAGGCGGTGGTGGCCGGGAGCTTCGCGGTGGTGAAGCGCTCGGACGACCCCCGGGCCGACTTCCGGCTGTCCATGGCGGAGATGGTGGTGGGCCGCGGCATCTACGACGCCGACGGGCTGGAGCGCCTGCTGCGGTGCTTCCTGGCGCTGAACGACCAGCGCCACCGCCGCGACATCGTCGACGCCTTCGGCGACGTGTGGGAGGCCGTGTTCGCCAGCCCACTGCCGCACGGCGCCGTCACCTCCGCGCCTGCCGCGAGCTGCCGCGCGGCCGCTGCAGGGGCGCCTCGTCAGTAG